A single window of Streptomyces sp. NBC_00464 DNA harbors:
- a CDS encoding DUF6083 domain-containing protein yields MGDIENSATGPDRPDDATQAALEGATAPPPPAPPDCPHCGLVQDRHPTGYDGHWVLLEPRVVVAAHTVPPRRRWILAPDGTAMNLWDAEPLPGTRCRIAHRAVCPCLALEDAPSWLTGLRQKNEHRAQRLFEVPDEGDPPDAC; encoded by the coding sequence ATGGGGGACATCGAGAATTCCGCCACCGGTCCGGACCGACCCGACGACGCGACGCAGGCGGCCCTCGAAGGTGCCACCGCCCCGCCTCCGCCCGCCCCGCCCGACTGCCCGCACTGCGGCCTCGTCCAGGACCGCCATCCGACCGGCTACGACGGGCACTGGGTCCTCCTCGAACCCCGGGTCGTCGTCGCCGCCCACACCGTCCCGCCGCGCCGGCGCTGGATCCTCGCCCCGGACGGCACCGCCATGAACCTCTGGGATGCCGAACCGCTGCCCGGCACCCGGTGCCGCATCGCGCACCGCGCCGTCTGCCCCTGCCTCGCCCTTGAGGACGCCCCCTCGTGGCTCACCGGGCTCCGGCAGAAGAACGAACACCGGGCGCAGCGGCTGTTCGAGGTCCCGGACGAAGGGGACCCGCCCGACGCCTGCTGA
- a CDS encoding VWA domain-containing protein → MTEHMTDQSARSASDPAVSPRTPEADPHENRRQVLYWRLLARLFDPEEQPALESASLAVVEDLRLPSALLDPQASVDSVVQRHPELADEFDGLMTPGPDDDGTRDRAAEVRRAALVSKVLLNVFSSGSGTVTAGQLARWQSDAGWLERALGCTPGELRGGRTGGGGSGRGPQPDLARLIPTIGPELGALEADLVRRMHLREVLADPVLASQLTPSMSLIEQLLRDKNNLSGIALANAKALIRRFVDEVAEVLRTQVEKSTVGAVDRSVPPKRVFRNLDLDRTIWKNLTNWSPEEERLYVDRLYYRHTARKTTPQRLIVVVDQSGSMVDSMVNCTILASVFAGLPKVDVHLIAYDTQALDLTPWVHDPFETLLRTKLGGGNDGPVAMAMARPKITDPQDTVMVWISDFYEFDRSQPLYEGIEAVHRSGVKFIPVGSVTSSGRQEVNPWFRERFKALGTPVLSGHIRKLVHELKTFLA, encoded by the coding sequence ATGACGGAGCACATGACCGACCAGTCGGCCCGGTCCGCGTCGGACCCGGCCGTGTCCCCGCGCACCCCCGAGGCCGACCCGCACGAGAACCGCCGCCAGGTCCTGTACTGGCGCCTCCTTGCCCGCCTCTTCGACCCCGAGGAGCAGCCCGCGCTGGAGTCGGCGAGCCTCGCCGTCGTCGAGGACCTCCGGTTGCCGTCCGCACTGCTGGACCCGCAGGCCTCGGTCGACTCGGTCGTGCAGCGCCACCCCGAGCTGGCCGACGAGTTCGACGGTCTGATGACCCCCGGGCCCGACGACGACGGCACCCGGGACCGGGCCGCGGAGGTGCGACGGGCGGCGCTGGTGTCGAAGGTGCTCCTCAACGTCTTCTCGTCCGGCTCCGGTACGGTCACCGCCGGACAACTGGCGCGCTGGCAGTCCGACGCGGGATGGCTGGAACGTGCGCTCGGCTGCACGCCCGGCGAACTGCGCGGCGGCCGCACCGGGGGAGGAGGCTCCGGGCGTGGTCCGCAGCCCGACCTCGCCCGGCTGATTCCCACGATCGGGCCCGAACTCGGCGCCCTCGAAGCCGACCTCGTCCGGCGGATGCACCTGCGTGAGGTGCTGGCCGACCCCGTCCTCGCGTCGCAGCTCACCCCCAGCATGTCGCTCATCGAACAACTGCTGCGGGACAAGAACAACCTCTCGGGCATCGCTCTGGCCAACGCCAAGGCCCTGATCCGCCGCTTCGTCGACGAGGTCGCCGAAGTGCTGCGTACCCAGGTGGAGAAGTCCACGGTGGGAGCCGTGGACCGCTCCGTCCCGCCCAAGCGCGTGTTCCGCAATCTCGACCTCGACCGCACGATCTGGAAGAACCTCACCAACTGGAGCCCGGAGGAGGAGCGGTTGTACGTCGACCGCCTCTACTACCGGCACACCGCGCGCAAGACGACACCCCAGCGGCTGATCGTCGTCGTGGACCAGTCGGGCTCGATGGTCGACTCGATGGTGAACTGCACCATCCTGGCGTCGGTCTTCGCCGGACTGCCGAAGGTGGACGTCCACCTGATCGCGTACGACACCCAGGCGCTCGACCTCACCCCCTGGGTGCACGACCCCTTCGAGACCCTGCTCCGCACCAAGCTCGGCGGGGGAAACGACGGTCCCGTCGCGATGGCGATGGCCCGTCCGAAGATCACCGACCCCCAGGACACCGTGATGGTGTGGATCTCCGACTTCTACGAGTTCGACCGCTCCCAGCCGCTCTACGAGGGCATCGAGGCCGTCCACCGCTCCGGAGTGAAGTTCATCCCCGTCGGCTCGGTCACCAGCTCCGGCCGCCAGGAGGTCAACCCCTGGTTCCGCGAGCGCTTCAAGGCCCTTGGCACGCCGGTGCTCTCCGGCCACATCCGCAAGCTCGTCCACGAGCTCAAGACGTTCCTCGCCTAG
- a CDS encoding ATP-binding protein — MSDLLRAPAEIKYAEELAWLESVDDSPKPFSWRLSPKMVRLFILGSERADGLDREITQKWYGDRSFVERSIVTLASDRGLLLIGDPGTGKSWLAELLSAAICRNSTLVVQGTAGTTEDHIKYSWNVSMVIAKGQSRQSMIPSPIMTAMEAGAIGRFEELTRSTSDVQDALISILSEKYISVPELDSDNIVFAKPGFSIIATANSRDRGVNDLSSALKRRFNFVRIPVVTNKKSEAEIVRFRTEELLRRHSIELDVPPTLLDVLLQSFADLRASAAAAGSDDEKLESALSTAEQIGVLEDAILHGNFFGERDLTARTLASSLVGSLARRDPEDLAILNKYLHGVVEPRSKEEGGSWPEFLEGGRETIATLS, encoded by the coding sequence ATGTCCGACCTGTTGCGCGCCCCCGCCGAGATCAAGTACGCCGAGGAACTGGCGTGGCTCGAGTCCGTCGACGACAGCCCCAAGCCCTTCTCCTGGCGGCTCTCCCCGAAGATGGTCCGCCTGTTCATCCTGGGCTCCGAACGTGCCGACGGCCTCGACCGGGAGATCACACAGAAGTGGTACGGCGACCGCAGTTTCGTCGAGCGCTCCATCGTGACCCTGGCCTCCGACCGCGGACTGCTGCTCATCGGCGACCCCGGCACCGGCAAGAGCTGGCTGGCCGAGTTGCTGTCCGCCGCGATCTGCCGCAACTCCACGCTGGTCGTGCAGGGCACGGCCGGTACCACGGAGGACCACATCAAGTACTCCTGGAACGTCTCCATGGTCATCGCCAAGGGACAGTCGCGGCAGTCCATGATCCCCTCACCGATCATGACGGCGATGGAGGCCGGTGCGATCGGCCGCTTCGAGGAGCTGACCCGTTCCACCAGCGACGTCCAGGACGCGCTGATCTCGATCCTGTCCGAGAAGTACATCTCGGTCCCCGAGCTGGACAGCGACAACATCGTCTTCGCCAAGCCCGGCTTCTCGATCATCGCCACGGCCAACAGCCGGGACCGGGGTGTCAACGACCTGTCCTCGGCGCTCAAGCGTCGCTTCAACTTCGTACGCATCCCGGTGGTGACGAACAAGAAGAGCGAGGCGGAGATCGTCCGCTTCCGCACCGAGGAACTGCTGCGCCGCCACAGCATCGAGCTCGACGTGCCCCCGACGCTCCTCGACGTGCTGCTGCAGAGCTTCGCCGATCTGCGTGCCTCCGCGGCCGCGGCCGGCAGCGACGACGAGAAGCTGGAGTCCGCCCTGTCCACCGCCGAGCAGATCGGCGTGCTGGAGGACGCGATCCTGCACGGCAACTTCTTCGGTGAACGCGACCTGACCGCCCGCACCCTGGCATCCTCGCTCGTCGGCTCGCTGGCCCGGCGGGACCCCGAGGACCTGGCCATCCTCAACAAGTACCTGCACGGCGTCGTCGAGCCCCGCAGCAAGGAAGAGGGCGGATCCTGGCCCGAGTTCCTGGAGGGCGGCCGCGAGACGATCGCCACCCTGTCATGA